From Penicillium psychrofluorescens genome assembly, chromosome: 1, one genomic window encodes:
- a CDS encoding uncharacterized protein (ID:PFLUO_000748-T1.cds;~source:funannotate) encodes MPRTVTATGLILSSRALSTPTVCAQCLRDDLRTTYTSIQSRRYRPTRRKDISPFGAAVSAAQTIFKGLPKAPPGISVDPLRMVGKELKFLTKNIRQLLGSGHPALDKVAKYYTRSEGKHMRPMLVLLMSQATAMDPRKHHTHPGTGPVDDPFSASSILDDANPDANPLVARSAEAQYDFAGDDNILPSQRRLAEITELIHTASLLHDDVIDNAVTRRASSSANLAFGNKMAVLAGDFLLGRASVALARLRDPEVTELMATVIANLVEGEFMQLKNTAQDESNPVYTDETLSYYLQKTYLKTASLISKSCRSSAVLGRSAPEVIEASYQYGRNLGLAFQLVDDLLDYTVTEVELGKAAGADLELGLATAPLLFAWKSNPELGPLVGRKFREEGDVKKAREMVYRSDGVEQTRALAQEYADKAVAAIHDFPDSEAKAGLIEMAEKTMRRRK; translated from the exons ATGCCTCGAACCGTCACGGCCACCGGGCTGATCCTCTCATCACGAGCGCTCTCGACGCCCACCGTATGCGCCCAATGCCTCCGCGATGACCTCCGGACGACCTACACATCCATTCAATCTCGACGATACCGACCTACCCGCCGGAAAGATATCTCCCCGTTCGGTGCTGCCGTGTCCGCCGCCCAGACCATCTTCAAGGGCCTGCCCAAGGCACCGCCTGGTATCTCCGTCGACCCGCTGCGAATGGTGGGCAAGGAACTCAAGTTCCTGACCAAGAACATCCGCCAATTGCTGGGCTCGGGTCACCCGGCCCTGGACAAGGTTGCCAAGTACTACACCCGCAGCGAGGGCAAACACATGCGGCCCATGCTGGTTCTGCTCATGTCCCAGGCCACAGCCATGGACCCGCGGAAACACCATACGCACCCGGGCACAGGCCCTGTCGACGACCCGTTCAGCGCGTCCTCGATCCTCGATGACGCCAATCCCGACGCCAACCCGCTGGTGGCCCGCTCCGCCGAGGCCCAGTATGATTTTGCGGGTGATGACAACATCCTGCCCTCGCAGCGACGGCTGGCGGAGATTACGGAACTGATCCACACGGCCTCCCTGCTGCAcgacgatgtcatcgacAACGCCGTGACCCGACGTGCGAGCAGCTCCGCCAATCTGGCATTCGGGAACAAGATGGCCGTGCTGGCCGGCGATTTCCTGCTGGGCCGGGCCTCCGTGGCCCTTGCCCGCCTGCGGGATCCGGAGGTGACAGAGCTGATGGCCACCGTGATTGCCAACCTGGTGGAGGGCGAGTTCATGCAGCTGAAGAACACGGCGCAGGACGAGTCCAACCCCGTGTACACCGACGAGACCCTCTCCTATTATCTGCAGAAGACATACCTCAAGACGGCCAGTTTGATCAGCAAGTCCTGTCGCTCGTCGGCCGTGCTGGGCCGCAGTGCCCCCGAGGTCATCGAGGCGTCCTATCAATATGGCCGCAACCTGGGCCTGGCGttccagctcgtcgatgatCTGCTGGACTACACTGTCACGGAggtggagctgggcaagGCCGCCGGTGCGGACCTGGAGCTCGGCCTGGCCACCGCGCCGCTCTTGTTTGCGTGGAAGAGTAACCCCGAGCTCGGTCCGCTGGTGGGCCGGAAGTTCCGTGAAGAAGGCGatgtgaagaag GCCCGTGAGATGGTCTACCGCAGCGATGGCGTCGAGCAGACCCGCGCCCTGGCCCAGGAATACGCCGACAAGGCCGTCGCGGCGATCCATGACTTCCCCGACAGCGAGGCCAAGGCGGGCTTGATTgagatggcggagaagacTATGCGCCGCCGGAAGTAG
- a CDS encoding uncharacterized protein (ID:PFLUO_000749-T1.cds;~source:funannotate): protein MPERRSLRSNNKPDANGEKARSNSQKDTAAPTTRAAAAKQAKSAPAKKGASAKGASNKDMGENEHLNGNPVENGVNGSEDVEMGEDTAGAPPSSQSNTSKDRKGNEKMTVVVPPTKGSRSSGKAAQDKEEDVTMEGAEDEDAEKTEPEIDPTAKAIQDIKTNFTLLERAVTHFDPRFTLRVLRSISSMRKYITPDVLSEVIVDTYPASSPTASFLLEAIDQSGAFESALASSKMDVDSDKNKAAPKEILPEVDAYLSILVQIYLFDEREIQKGAQFSIDLIERLRTLNRRTLDSLAARVYFYYSLFYEQIAPLPPSPSAAVTTIRQPLLAALRTAVLRKDVDTQATVMTLLLRNYLSTSHITQADLLISHNRFPAAASNNQIARYLFYLGRIRAIQLQYTEAHSHLIGATRKSPASHSARGFYQASHKLLVVVELLMGDIPDRSIFRQPTLERAMHPYLLLAQAVSVGDLDGFLNVVNTHSAAFRKDGTYTLILRLRQNVIKTGIRMMSLSYSRISLRDICLRLGLDSEESAEYIVAKAIRDGVIEATLDHEHGFMKSKEVGDIYATREPGEAFHERIRACLALHDESVKAMRFPMNQHRLELKSAQEARERERELAKEIQEGDMDDEDAGGDFDAI from the exons ATGCCGGAGAGGCGCTCGCTGCGATCCAACAACAAGCCGGACGCTAATGGTGAAAAGGCCCGGTCCAACTCCCAGAAAGACACGGCCGCACCGACTACccgtgccgctgccgccaaACAGGCCAAGTCGGCTCCGGCCAAGAAAGGCGCCTCGGCCAAGGGCGCGTCGAACAAAGACATGGGCGAGAATGAACACCTCAATGGGAATCCGGTCGAGAATGGTGTGAACGGCTCCGAGGATGTGGAGATGGGTGAGGATACGGCAGGTGCGCCTCCATCCTCACAGAGCAACACCAGCAAGGATCGGAAAGGTAACGAGAAGATGACTGTTGTAGTGCCCCCGACCAAGGGTTCCAGATCATCTGGCAAGGCTGCCCAGGATaaggaggaggatgtgaCGATGGAAGGtgctgaggatgaggacgCTGAGAAGACCGAGCCCGAGATTGACCCGACGGCCAAGGCGATTCAAG ACATCAAGACCAACTTCACTTTGCTCGAGCGAGCCGTCACCCACTTTGATCCCAGATTCACCCTCCGTGTCCTGCggtcgatctcctcgatgcGGAAATACATCACCCCCGACGTCCTCTCCGAAGTCATCGTCGACACGTATCCTGCCTCCAGCCCCACGGCATCATTCTTGCTCGAAGCGATCGACCAGAGTGGAGCGTTTGAAAGTGCGCTGGCCAGCTCGAAGATGGACGTGGATTCcgacaagaacaaggctGCTCCCAAGGAGATCCTCCCCGAGGTGGACGCGTACCTGTCCATCCTGGTTCAGATCTATCTGTTCGACGAGCGGGAGATTCAGAAGGGGGCGCAGTTCTCGATAGATCTGATCGAGCGTCTGCGCACTCTCAACCGCCGTACGCTGGATTCTCTGGCCGCCCGTGTGTACTTTTATTACTCTCTGTTCTATGAGCAAATTGCTCCGCtccctccatctccctcggCTGCTGTGACGACAATCCGTCAGCCGCTGCTGGCGGCCCTTCGCACCGCCGTCCTTCGCAAGGATGTCGACACGCAGGCCACCGTGATgacgctgctgctgcgcaacTACCTGTCCACCTCGCACATCACCCAAGCCGACTTGCTGATCTCGCACAACCGCTTCcccgctgctgcttccaACAACCAGATTGCCCGCTATCTCTTCTACCTCGGTCGTATCCGCGCCATCCAGCTGCAATATACCGAGGCCCATAGCCACCTCATCGGGGCCACCCGCAAGTCTCCCGCTAGCCACAGTGCCCGCGGGTTCTACCAAGCCTCTCACAagttgctggtggtggtcgaGCTGTTGATGGGTGATATTCCGGACCGCTCGATTTTCCGCCAGCCGACTCTGGAGCGGGCCATGCACCCGTACCTCTTGCTTGCGCAGGCAGTCAGCGTCGGTGACCTGGACGGATTCTTGAACGTCGTCAACACGCACAGCGCAGCGTTCCGGAAGGATGGCACTTACACTCTCATTCTGCGTCTGCGGCAGAATGTCATCAAGACCGGAATCCGGATGATGTCGCTGTCGTACTCCCGCATCTCCCTGCGGGATATCTGTCTTCGTCTAGGACTGGACAGCGAGGAGTCGGCTGAGTATATtgtggccaaggccatccgGGACGGTGTGATTGAGGCGACATTGGACCACGAACACGGGTTCATGAAGAGCAAGGAAGTCGGTGACATCTATGCCACCCGGGAACCCGGCGAGGCGTTCCACGAGCGCATCCGTGCCTGTCTGGCTCTGCATGACGAGAGTGTTAAG GCCATGCGATTCCCCATGAACCAGCACCGGTTGGAGTTGAAGAGTGCTCAAGAGGCCCGGGAACGAGAGCGggagctggccaaggagatccaggaggGAGAcatggacgacgaggatgctGGAGGTGATTTCGACGCCATCTAA
- a CDS encoding uncharacterized protein (ID:PFLUO_000750-T1.cds;~source:funannotate) codes for MPLLDSHLEQIALSSNAIADLPFPPPRIFTNALLGSHDITALIRDTEAHERALFQLDPSAKTSQRRATRRGTTFSPELESESMASRIYSTRNNRNHSAVARVLGSDMMEEIKRSAGTSTRGPRGEVNIEVLLQGAEMLCNVYPVDEAPEKIASLRYRHELITESIAQLEDRVATNTAELAQMSHGYGDDDDDYSVPVSQPEAPEVTDEEIQQELAEIQELELKKRALEERVTGMERDLGGLMG; via the exons atgcCGCTCCTCGATTCCCACCTGGAGCAGATTGCTCTGTCCTCAAATGCCATTGCCGACCTCCC CTTCCCTCCGCCCCGCATCTTCACCAACGCGCTGCTGGGCTCCCACGACATCACAGCCCTAATTCGCGACACCGAGGCCCATGAACGTGCCCTGTTTCAGCTGGACCCGTCCGCCAAGACATCCCAAAGACGCGCCACACGCCGGGGGACAACCTTCTCCCCCGAGCTCGAATCCGAGTCAATGGCCAGTCGCATCTACTCGACACGCAACAACCGCAACCATTCCGCCGTGGCCCGGGTGTTGGGGTCGGAcatgatggaagagatcaagcGCTCGGCCGGCACGTCAACCCGCGGCCCGCGCGGGGAGGTCAATATCGAAGTCCTTCTTCAAGGCGCGGAGATGCTCTGCAATGTTTA TCCCGTGGATGAGGCACCAGAGAAGATTGCCAGTCTTCGATATCGCCACGAGTTGATCACCGAGTCCATTGCTCAACTGGAGGATCGGGTCGCGACCAACACCGCCGAGTTGGCGCAGATGAGCCACGGAtacggcgacgacgacgatgattATAGTGTTCCTGTGTCACAGCCAGAGGCCCCGGAGGTGACAGATGAGGAGATCCAGCAAGAGCTCGCTGAGATTCAGGAGCTCGAGCTCAAGAAACGGGCATTGGAGGAACGGGTGACCGGCATGGAACGAGATCTCGGCGGGCTGATGGGCTGA
- a CDS encoding uncharacterized protein (ID:PFLUO_000751-T1.cds;~source:funannotate): MDGSQGQAGQPMVTSQQQQHSNLIRTDQVQKLPHLNDQQKAQHTQLVRGLWELLNTRDPTSHEYQTAHMKLTQLSQNLMKGMRLFQQSRQQALQQQQQQQQQAQNQQTQAVQGQPVQRTQSNNPQSLGQLLPAIQAKVNQLNFFLPPNTTPEQLQNWIPEARLRYGIALQKQEVGRARLADLRQQFNQRQSQGNMTQEDMQAFKNRQLAAEKLLREGSEFLEKFMEQQDSFKMQQQNQQGMNQPGGGQGVMPPVSSTQQPQQQAAPAPVAAPAATQAVASNQGTSGGGMQAPTPAAHTINSAVNAARNQAGQQTAMSPSASQSGQAPATTAGATPTSTTQPPQQPGQRPQASSQQGTPGSQTMSNQGSASAHAPPQGYLTNRSTEATARNINMVIPKSLSVSTPEPVAMSSSRPSLSGGPSHGAMGMMGQPAIQKHPGYVLEGEGQRVLSKKMLDILVRQVTGGGEGEMLTPDAEDFILQMADDFVDDVITQACRLAKLRPSSTLELRDIQLVLERNYNMRISGFSSDDLRTVKKPQPTQGWTQKMSAIQAAKVTQGKTE, translated from the exons atGGATGGGTCCCAGGGCCAGGCGGGTCAGCCCATGGTGAcgtcgcagcagcagcagcactCCAACCTCATTCGGACCGACCAGGTGCAGAAGCTGCCACACCTCAATGATCAGCAAAAGGCCCAGCACACCCAGCTGGTTCGTGGCCTCTGGGAGCTGCTCAACACGCGCGACCCGACGAGCCACGAGTACCAGACGGCGCATATGAAGCTCACACAGCTGTCCCAGAATTTGATGAAGGGGATGCGCCTCTTCCAGCAGAGCCGGCAACAGGcgctgcagcagcagcaacagcagcagcagcaggcgcagaaTCAGCAGACGCAGGCGGTGCAGGGACAGCCCGTGCAGCGGACGCAGTCGAATAATCCTCAGAGTCTTGGTCAGTTGTTGCCCGCGATTCAGGCCAAGGTCAACCAGctcaacttcttcttgcctccGAACACGACGCccgagcagctgcagaatTGGATTCCCGAGGCTCGACTCCGGTATGGGATTGCGCTGCAGAAACAAGAGGTCGGGCGCGCGCGGCTGGCGGATCTGCGCCAGCAGTTCAATCAGCGACAGTCGCAAGGCAATATGACCCAGGAGGATATGCAGGCCTTTAAGAATCGGCAGCTAGCGGCAGAGAAGTTGTTGCGCGAGGGCAGCGAGTTCCTCGAGAAATTcatggagcagcaggatAGCTTCaagatgcagcagcagaaccagcaGGGGATGAACCAGCCCGGAGGAGGACAGGGCGTCATGCCCCCCGTCTCGTCGACTCAGCAGCCGCAACAGCAGGCTGCCCCTGCGCCGGTtgctgcgccggctgcgACTCAGGCAGTGGCTAGTAACCAAGGCACTTCGGGTGGTGGCATGCAGGCACCGACGCCGGCGGCGCACACGATCAACTCGGCTGTGAATGCGGCGCGCAACCAGGCGGGGCAGCAAACAGCCATGTCTCCCTCGGCTTCCCAATCGGGACAGGCTCCTGCAACAACAGCTGGTGCCACTCCCACGTCCACCACACAACCACCCCAGCAACCAGGCCAGCGCCCACaagcttcttcgcagcaaGGAACTCCCGGTTCTCAA ACAATGTCCAACCAAGGCTCCGCTAGCGCTCACGCCCCTCCGCAGGGCTACCTGACCAACCGCTCGACCGAGGCCACGGCCCGCAACATCAACATGGTGATCCCCAAGTCTCTGAGCGTATCCACCCCGGAGCCGGTTGCCATGTCTTCCTCGCGCCCTTCTCTGTCCGGCGGACCCAGCCACGGGGCcatgggcatgatgggcCAGCCCGCGATCCAGAAACACCCCGGCTACGTCCTTGAGGGCGAGGGCCAGCGCGTGCTCAGCAAGAAGATGCTGGATATCCTTGTTCGCCAGGTTaccggcggcggcgaaggagagaTGTTGACTCCTGACGCGGAAGAT TTCATCCTCCAAATGGCCGACGACTTCGTCGACGACGTAATCACCCAAGCCTGCCGCCTCGCCAAGCTGCGCCCCTCGTCCACCCTcgagctgcgcgatatccagctcgtcctggAGCGCAACTACAACATGCGCATCTCGGGCTTCTCGAGTGATGACCTCCGCACCGTCAAGAAGCCGCAGCCCACCCAGGGCTGGACGCAGAAGATGTCTGCTATCCAGGCTGCGAAGGTGACGCAGGGGAAGACTGAGTAG
- a CDS encoding uncharacterized protein (ID:PFLUO_000752-T1.cds;~source:funannotate), with the protein MPALNDLSCQTTTTATATHPRSLESSRKSHDKTSVGNTFLWTNWPNGDATHDHHQQNDRHYLTNLKNGSAYSLNGPRSSVSSYTRDPPHSKDGSMLSLGNGSARDLRDPGSRPSATLDRKSSDAGPGAGSAAASVSSQQVNGMAFNTRQPPAKAMVNGDLNRSSADEPSTSDRAASPSNSWLQIPRQDDAGRLTPDLDTRPLGHHRYSSPPAPSASEANQMQDGQPSSIRQRHSLQVPRAGSIRRNSRDQGEDIAFSSGRLSPTTAGIRRTSFSLTRRATRTSDVHLDETQPDEDAARWAEAIKQKRASRRRRREDDDDDRVIVGTKVDQNHVNYVTAYNMLTGIRFTVSRINAKMDRELTSADFEAKHKFSFDITGNELTPSAKYDFKFKDYAPWVFRHLRSKFRLDPADYLMSLTSKYILSELGSPGKSGSFFYFSRDYKYIIKTIHHSEHKLLRKILPEYYRHVENNPNTLISQFYGLHRVKMAYGRKIHFVVMNNLFPPHRDIHQTFDLKGSTIGRDLHEADLERNPRATMKDLNWVRRGRHLQCGPTKREFFIEQLKRDVELLKRLKIMDYSLLVGIHDVERGNEENLRDKTLQVFQPGGDREQESGPNMLTRTPSKLENERKARELRMLIKRERPVPLDKATAKMPEEILDERQYHVFYADDGGFRATHENSLPGEEIYYLGIIDCLTHYGMVKKIENFFKGLSHDRGQISPIPPESYGDRFIAFIKGITMSKEEAERRRESRTSGRPSGERRESQSSSVERTMQNAEKEAAKDVSVTHPRTLATVWDPADANGPGPTSTLPIVDEAGEASSVGGQSQHSRKGQGQGQPASDKDLPPIPHDLPPQPPEKDR; encoded by the exons ATGCCGGCCTTGAACGACCTCTCCTGCCagaccacgaccaccgcgaCTGCCACCCACCCTCGCTCGCTCGAGTCGTCCCGCAAGTCCCACGACAAAACCTCCGTCGGGAACACCTTCCTGTGGACCAACTGGCCCAACGGCGACGCGAcccacgaccaccaccagcagAATGACCGGCACTACCTGACCAATCTGAAAAACGGCAGTGCATACTCCCTGAATGGCCCCCGGTCGAGCGTCAGTTCCTACACGCGCGATCCGCCGCACTCCAAGGACGGCAGTATGCTCTCGTTAGGCAATGGGTCCGCCCGCGATCTCCGTGACCCTGGCAGCAGGCCGTCCGCCACGCTGGACCGGAAATCCTCCGACGCTGGCCCCGGAGCGGGCTCCGCGGCCGCGTCGGTTTCCAGCCAGCAGGTCAATGGCATGGCCTTTAATACCCGCCAACCGCCGGCGAAAGCCATGGTCAATGGTGATCTCAACCGCTCGTCCGCCGACGAACCCTCCACCTCCGACCGCGCCGCCAGCCCCTCGAATTCCTGGTTACAGATCCCGCGGCAGGACGATGCCGGACGTCTCACCCCAGACCTCGACACAAGGCCTCTGGGCCACCATCGCTACTCGTCTCCGCCAGCCCCCTCCGCGTCCGAAGCCAATCAGATGCAAGATGGCCAACCCTCCAGCATCCGACAACGACATTCGCTGCAAGTCCCCAGAGCAGGTAGCATTCGGCGGAATAGCCGGGACCAAGGCGAGGATATCGCGTTTAGCAGTGGCCGGCTCTCACCGACCACTGCGGGCATTCGGCGCACCTCGTTTAGTCTCACGAGACGAGCAACCAGGACGTCGGACGTGCATTTGGACGAAACACAACCAGATGAAGATGCGGCTCGCTGGGCGGAAGCCATCAAACAGAAGCGTGCTTCGCGACGGCGCCGCCgtgaggatgatgatgacgatcggGTCATCGTCGGGACCAAGGTGGATCAGAACCATGTGAATTATGTGACGGCTTACAACATGTTGACGGGGATTCGCTTTACGGTATCGAGGATCAACGCGAAGATGGACCGGGAACTCACCTCGGCGGACTTCGAGGCCAAGCACAAATTTTCCTTTGACAT AACCGGAAACGAATTGACCCCCTCTGCCAAATACGACTTCAAATTCAAGGACTACGCACCGTGGGTGTTCCGACACCTTCGCTCCAAGTTTCGACTGGACCCCGCCGATTACCTGATGTCCCTCACGAGCAAGTACATCCTGTCCGAACTGGGCTCGCCCGGCAAGAGCGGGAGTTTCTTCTATTTCTCGCGGGATTACAAGTACATCATCAAAACGATCCACCACTCCGAGCACAAGCTTCTCCGGAAGATTCTTCCTGAATACTACCGCCACGTGGAGAACAACCCGAATACCCTGATCTCGCAGTTCTACGGGTTACACCGCGTGAAGATGGCATATGGCCGCAAGATCCACTTTGTGGTGATGAACAACTTGTTCCCACCCCACCGGGATATCCATCAGACGTTCGATCTGAAGGGCTCGACCATTGGCCGTGACTTGCATGAAGCCGATCTGGAACGAAACCCGAGGGCGACCATGAAGGACCTGAACTGGGTTCGGCGAGGTCGTCACCTGCAGTGCGGGCCTACGAAACGGGAATTTTTCATCGAACAGCTCAAGCGCGATGTCGAGTTGCTCAAGCGGCTCAAGATAATGGATTATTCCCTTCTGGTGGGGATTCACGACGTGGAACGGGGCAACGAAGAAAACCTGCGCGACAAGACGCTTCAAGTCTTCCAGCCAGGCGGCGACCGCGAACAAGAATCAGGCCCGAACATGCTGACCCGGACGCCGTCCAAGTTGGAGAACGAACGCAAGGCCCGGGAGCTTCGGATGCTGATCAAGCGCGAGCGCCCTGTACCTCTCGACAAAGCAACAGCGAAGATGCCGGAAGAGATACTCGATGAGCGCCAGTACCACGTCTTCTACGCCGACGACGGTGGGTTCCGGGCCACGCATGAGAATAGCCTACCGGGAGAAGAGATCTACTACCTCGGCATCATCGACTGTCTGACACATTACGGAATGGTCAAGAAGATCGAAAACTTCTTCAAGGGCCTCTCGCACGACCGGGGACAGATCTCTCCCATCCCGCCGGAAAGCTACGGCGATCGATTCATTGCCTTCATCAAGGGTATCACCATGTcgaaggaggaggccgagcgcCGACGAGAATCCAGAACTTCTGGCCGTCCCTCCGGCGAGAGGAGAGAATCTCAATCCTCGTCTGTCGAGCGGACCATGCAAAACGCCGAGAAAGAGGCTGCCAAAGACGTCTCCGTCACACATCCTCGCACACTAGCCACAGTCTGGGATCCAGCAGATGCCAACGGGCCCGGTCCGACCTCGACGCTGCCGATTGTCGACGAAGCGGGCGAGGCCAGCAGTGTCGGAGGCCAAAGCCAGCACAGCCGAAAGGGAcagggccagggccaacCCGCGTCAGACAAGGACcttcctcccattcctcaCGACTTGCCGCCCCAGCCACCCGAAAAAGACAGGTAG
- a CDS encoding uncharacterized protein (ID:PFLUO_000753-T1.cds;~source:funannotate) produces MPPKKATGASKKAAPTAHSSYRDMIKDAIVNLKERNGSSRQAIKKYVTANNKLNVASQATFDAQFNKAIKAGVEKGEFTQPKGPSGPVKLAKKEAAAKPAAKPAAKATAKSTTTKTTAKKPAAKVTAAKKAAPKKTAAKAGTKKTTTKKTPASKAKANTGKARKTSTAAPAVVEQPKVIGKTKSGRVTKTTAPAPSRARAAPKKRTTKK; encoded by the exons ATGCCTCCCAAGAAAGCAACCGGCGCGTCCAAGAAGGCTGCCCCAACGGCTCACTCTTCCTACCGTG atatgatcaaggatgccATCGTCAAC CTCAAGGAGCGCAATGGTAGCAG CCGCCAGGCCATCAAGAAGTATGTGACCGCGAACAACAAGCTCAACGTCGCGTCGCAGGCCACTTTCGATGCCCAGTtcaacaaggccatcaaggccggTGTTGAGAAGGGCGAGTTCACCCAGCCCAAGG GTCCCTCTGGTCCCGTGAagctggcgaagaaggaggccgcCGCTAAGCCAGCCGCGAAGCCCGCTGCGAAGGCCACTGCCaagtcgaccaccaccaagaCTACTGCCAAG AAGCCTGCCGCCAAGGTCACCGCCGCCAAGAAGGCTGCTCCCAAGAAGACCGCGGCTAAGGCGGGCACTAAGAAGACGACCACCAAGAAGACCCCCGCCAGTaaggccaaggccaacaCTGGCAAGGCGCGCAAGACCTCCACGGCCGCTCCCGCCGTCGTCGAGCAGCCCAAGGTCATCGGCAAGACCAAGTCCGGCCGCGTGACCAAGACCACCGCTCCGGCGCCCTCGCGCGCGCGGGCCGCGCCCAAGAAGCGAACCACCAAGAAATAG
- a CDS encoding uncharacterized protein (ID:PFLUO_000754-T1.cds;~source:funannotate) gives MSIYSFLIAVRSEGQQLMSESGETTSHLMGLFYRTLRMVDNGIKPLYVFDGAPPKLKSGELAKRGARKAEASEAHEEAKETGTAEEVEKFSRRTVRVTREHNEECRKLLKLMGIPYIIAPTEAEAQCAVLARAGKVYAAASEDMDTLCFEAPILLRHLTFSEQRKEPILEIHLSRALEGLNMDRKQFIDLCILLGCDYLEPIPKVGPQTALNLIREHKTLEKVVEHIQNDPKKKYVIPEDWPYQDARELFLTPDVRSADDPECDFKWDAPDIEGLVGFLVTDKGFNEDRVRNGAARLQKHLKTAQQSRLEGFFKPVARTEEEKASLKRKHDDKLQEQKKRKKEEAKAKKEAKSKPRGAV, from the exons ATGAGCATCTACAGCTTCCTCATTGCCGTCCGCTCTGAGGGCCAGCAACTCATGAGTGAGTCGGGCGAAACAACCTCCCACCTGATGGGCCTGTTCTACCGCACGCTACGGATGGTGGACAACGGCATCAAGCCCCTCTACGTCTTCGACGGTGCCCCGCCCAAGCTGAAGTCCggcgagctggccaagcGCGGTGCACGCAAAGCGGAAGCCAGTGAGGCGCACGAGGAGGCAAAGGAGACCGGTACGGCGGAAGAAGTCGAGAAGTTCTCCCGGCGGACGGTGCGCGTCACGCGCGAGCACAACGAGGAGTGCAGgaagctgctgaagctgATGGGGATTCCGTACATTATTGCGCCGACCGAGGCAGAGGCCCAGTGCGCCGTTTTGGCGCGTGCGGGTAAGGTGTACGCTGCTGCCTCGGAAGACATGGATACCTTGTGTTTTGAGGCGCCGATCTTGCTGCGGCATTTGACCTTCAGTGAGCAGAGGAAGGAGCCTATTCTGGAGATTCACCTCAGTCGGGCGCTGGAGGGACTCAACATGGACCGCAAGCAG TTCATCGACCTCTGCATTCTCCTGGGCTGCGACTACCTCGAACCTATCCCCAAAGTCGGACCGCAGACCGCACTGAACCTGATCCGCGAGCACAAGACCCTCGAAAAGGTGGTGGAGCACATACAGAACGACCCAAAGAAGAAATACGTCATCCCAGAGGACTGGCCATACCAGGACGCGCGCGAGCTATTCCTCACGCCGGACGTGCGCTCTGCCGACGATCCCGAGTGCGATTTCAAGTGGGACGCGCCCGACATTGAAGGACTAGTCGGGTTCTTGGTTACAGACAAGGGCTTCAACGAAGACCGCGTGCGCAACGGCGCGGCGCGCTTGCAGAAGCACCTCAAGACGGCGCAACAGTCTCGTCTGGAAGGCTTCTTTAAGCCTGTTGCGCGTacagaggaggagaaagctAGTCTGAAACGCAAGCACGACGATAAACtccaggagcagaagaagcgaaagaaggaggaggcgaAGGCGAAGAAAGAGGCGAAATCTAAGCCGCGCGGCGCGGTTTAg